Proteins from a genomic interval of Rhodopseudomonas julia:
- a CDS encoding ABC transporter permease, with translation MRLANIGNLGVKELRSLVRDPMMLVLIVYAFTLGVYAAATSMPESLNRATISIVDEDRSPLSTRIVSDFYPPYFVPPKMITASEMDQRMDAGLDTFALVIPPDFQRDMLAGRTPTLQLNVDATLVTQAFTGSGYIQSIVLGEVEDFARHYRAIDQLPVELELRARFNPLLDRAWFGSIMEVINNITLLSIVLTGAALIREREHGTVEHLLVMPVTPFEIMAAKIWAMGLVVVVSCFLSLTVIIEGLLSVPIEGSIALFLVGAALHVFASTSIGIFLATLARSMPQFGLLLILVLLPLEMLSGGMTPRESMPDIVQTIMLAAPNTHFVMLAQAILYRGAGFSVVWPQFLAIAAIGAVLFTLALTRFRKTITEMA, from the coding sequence ATGCGGCTCGCCAATATCGGCAATCTCGGGGTGAAGGAACTCCGCAGCCTGGTGCGCGACCCGATGATGCTCGTCCTCATCGTCTATGCCTTCACGCTTGGCGTCTACGCGGCAGCCACGTCGATGCCGGAAAGCCTCAATCGGGCCACCATCAGCATCGTCGATGAAGATCGATCGCCGCTCTCGACGCGCATCGTCTCAGACTTCTATCCGCCCTATTTCGTTCCTCCGAAGATGATCACCGCGTCGGAAATGGACCAACGGATGGATGCTGGCCTCGACACCTTCGCGCTGGTCATTCCGCCCGATTTCCAACGCGACATGCTGGCCGGACGCACACCCACTTTGCAGCTCAATGTCGATGCGACGCTCGTCACCCAGGCCTTCACGGGATCAGGCTATATCCAATCGATCGTCCTCGGCGAGGTGGAGGATTTCGCCCGCCACTACCGCGCCATCGACCAGCTCCCGGTCGAATTGGAGCTGCGTGCCCGCTTCAATCCGCTCCTCGACCGCGCCTGGTTCGGCTCCATCATGGAAGTCATCAACAACATCACGCTTCTGTCGATCGTCTTGACCGGAGCGGCCCTCATCCGCGAGCGGGAGCATGGCACGGTCGAGCATCTCCTCGTCATGCCCGTGACGCCGTTTGAGATCATGGCAGCGAAGATCTGGGCGATGGGCCTCGTCGTCGTCGTATCCTGCTTCCTGTCGCTCACCGTCATCATCGAGGGGCTTCTGTCGGTGCCGATCGAAGGCTCGATCGCTCTTTTCCTGGTCGGCGCCGCACTGCACGTCTTCGCCTCGACCTCGATCGGCATCTTCCTGGCAACGCTGGCACGATCGATGCCGCAATTCGGGCTTTTGCTGATCCTCGTCCTTCTGCCTCTCGAAATGCTGTCGGGCGGCATGACACCGCGCGAAAGCATGCCCGATATCGTCCAGACGATCATGCTCGCGGCACCAAACACGCATTTTGTCATGCTGGCGCAGGCAATCCTTTATCGCGGCGCGGGATTCAGCGTCGTGTGGCCGCAATTCCTGGCGATCGCAGCGATCGGAGCGGTCCTCTTCACCCTGGCGCTGACCCGCTTTCGCAAGACGATCACGGAAATGGCCTGA
- the rbbA gene encoding ribosome-associated ATPase/putative transporter RbbA yields MKPPLPTFPPESETHPPVATLAHVGLRFGATQALDDITLDIPAGRAVALIGPDGVGKSSLFSLISGARRVQKGEVRVLGGSMKDAGHRAAICPRIAYMPQGLGKNLYPTLSVFENLDFFARLFGHAKAERERRIHELTEATGLAPFLTRPAGKLSGGMKQKLGLCCALIHDPDLLLLDEPTTGVDPLSRRQFWELIDQIRADRPHMSVVVATAYMEEAARFDWLVAMDGGHILATGTADELLAKTGTATLEAAFIALLPAEKQAGYQPVVIPPQAQEDGGVPAIQAEGLTMRFGTFTAVDHVSFRIPRGEIFGFLGSNGCGKTTTMKMLTGLLASSEGKAFLFGEEVDPRDLATRERVGYMSQAFSLYTELSVKQNLELHARLFRVPEADILARIREMVERFELADIIDEFPDSLPLGHRQRLSLAVAMIHKPEMLILDEPTSGVDLVARDAFWRMIVELSRRDGVTIFISTHFMNEAARCDRISLMHAGKVLVTDRPKDLVEKRGAASLEDAFISYLEEAGADEEQAPKKTALIAQRPAPEMRPPRRFFDLRRMASYSRRESQEVRRDPIRLTLAIIGSVILMFIMGYGISLDVEDLSFAVLDRDQTGLSRDYAFNISGSRYFIEKPPITSYEDLDQRMRAGEIGLAIEIPPGFARDVARGDNVEIGAWIDGAMPTRAETIKGYVQGMHTQWLLAKAKETGRSTALASLVDLETRFRYNPDVKSIVAMVPAVIPILLMLIPAMLAALSVVREKELGSIVNFYVTPTTKLEFLIGKQIPYIVLGWLSFLLLTALAVTVFAVPFKGSFLALATAAFLYVCSATALGLFMSTFMKSQIASIFGVAILTILPAVNFSGLTDPVSALEGIGRLVGEIYPTAHFLTIARGTFSKSLGFSELSGAFLPLALATPVLLAATTLLLKKQER; encoded by the coding sequence ATGAAGCCGCCCCTGCCGACCTTTCCCCCAGAGAGCGAGACGCATCCACCCGTCGCAACCCTCGCGCATGTGGGATTGCGGTTTGGTGCCACGCAGGCACTCGACGATATCACGCTCGACATACCGGCCGGACGCGCCGTTGCGCTCATCGGGCCCGATGGCGTCGGCAAATCGAGCCTCTTTTCTCTCATCTCCGGAGCCCGTCGCGTCCAGAAAGGCGAGGTCCGGGTTCTCGGCGGCAGCATGAAGGATGCCGGCCACCGCGCCGCAATCTGTCCGCGCATCGCCTACATGCCTCAAGGGCTCGGCAAGAACCTCTATCCGACACTATCGGTCTTCGAGAATCTCGATTTCTTTGCCCGCCTCTTCGGCCATGCAAAGGCGGAGCGCGAACGCCGCATCCACGAGCTGACCGAAGCCACCGGCCTCGCCCCCTTCCTGACGCGGCCGGCAGGCAAATTATCGGGCGGCATGAAGCAAAAGCTCGGTCTTTGCTGCGCGCTCATTCACGATCCCGACCTCCTTCTCCTTGATGAGCCGACGACCGGCGTCGATCCCCTCTCGCGCCGTCAATTCTGGGAGCTGATTGACCAGATCCGGGCTGACCGCCCGCATATGAGCGTCGTCGTCGCCACCGCCTATATGGAGGAGGCCGCACGTTTCGACTGGCTCGTCGCCATGGATGGCGGCCACATCCTGGCAACGGGGACGGCGGACGAGCTTCTCGCGAAAACCGGGACCGCGACGCTGGAGGCCGCCTTCATCGCGCTCTTGCCTGCAGAAAAACAGGCTGGATATCAGCCCGTCGTCATCCCGCCGCAGGCACAAGAGGACGGCGGCGTCCCCGCCATCCAGGCGGAAGGGCTGACCATGCGCTTCGGCACCTTCACCGCCGTCGACCATGTGAGCTTCCGCATTCCGCGCGGCGAGATCTTCGGCTTCCTCGGCTCCAATGGCTGCGGCAAGACCACGACGATGAAGATGCTGACCGGCCTGCTCGCCTCCTCAGAAGGCAAAGCCTTTCTGTTCGGCGAAGAGGTCGACCCGCGAGACCTCGCCACCCGCGAACGGGTGGGATACATGTCGCAAGCCTTCTCGCTCTACACCGAGCTTTCGGTGAAACAGAATCTCGAGCTCCACGCCCGTCTCTTTCGTGTTCCGGAGGCGGATATTCTGGCGCGTATCCGCGAGATGGTGGAGCGTTTCGAGCTTGCCGACATCATCGATGAATTTCCCGATTCGCTGCCGCTCGGGCACCGCCAGCGCCTGTCGCTCGCGGTCGCCATGATCCACAAGCCGGAGATGCTCATTCTCGACGAGCCCACCTCCGGCGTCGATCTCGTCGCCCGGGACGCGTTCTGGCGGATGATCGTGGAGCTGTCGCGCCGCGACGGGGTGACGATCTTCATCTCGACGCACTTCATGAACGAGGCGGCACGCTGTGACCGCATCTCACTCATGCATGCCGGCAAGGTGCTCGTCACCGACAGGCCTAAAGACCTGGTCGAAAAGCGCGGTGCCGCTTCCCTCGAAGATGCCTTCATCTCCTATCTGGAAGAGGCGGGCGCCGACGAGGAACAGGCCCCAAAGAAAACCGCTCTCATCGCCCAGAGGCCGGCCCCCGAGATGCGACCCCCGCGCCGCTTCTTCGATCTGCGCCGCATGGCGAGCTATTCGCGCCGCGAAAGCCAGGAGGTGCGCCGCGACCCGATCCGTCTGACGCTCGCCATCATCGGCAGCGTAATTTTGATGTTCATCATGGGCTACGGCATCAGCCTCGACGTGGAGGATTTGAGCTTCGCCGTCCTCGACCGCGACCAGACCGGCCTGTCGCGGGATTATGCCTTCAACATCTCCGGTTCACGCTACTTCATCGAGAAACCGCCGATCACGAGTTACGAAGACCTCGATCAGCGTATGCGCGCCGGCGAAATCGGCCTGGCGATCGAAATTCCGCCAGGATTCGCCCGGGATGTCGCGCGCGGCGACAATGTCGAGATTGGTGCTTGGATCGATGGCGCCATGCCAACACGGGCAGAGACGATCAAAGGCTACGTGCAAGGGATGCACACCCAGTGGCTGCTCGCCAAGGCGAAGGAAACCGGCCGCTCGACCGCGCTTGCCAGTCTCGTCGATCTCGAGACCCGCTTCCGCTATAATCCGGACGTAAAGAGCATCGTCGCCATGGTACCTGCGGTGATCCCGATCCTGTTGATGCTGATCCCGGCGATGCTCGCCGCCTTGAGCGTCGTGCGCGAAAAAGAGCTCGGCTCCATCGTCAATTTCTACGTGACGCCGACGACGAAGCTGGAGTTCCTGATCGGCAAGCAGATCCCCTATATCGTTCTCGGCTGGTTGAGCTTTCTGCTTCTGACGGCACTCGCCGTGACGGTTTTCGCCGTCCCCTTCAAAGGCAGTTTTCTCGCCCTTGCGACTGCCGCCTTCCTTTACGTCTGCTCGGCCACGGCCCTCGGCCTTTTCATGTCGACCTTCATGAAAAGCCAGATCGCCTCGATTTTCGGCGTGGCGATCCTCACGATCCTGCCGGCCGTCAACTTTTCCGGGCTGACAGACCCGGTCTCGGCACTCGAAGGCATCGGCAGATTGGTCGGGGAGATCTATCCGACGGCGCATTTCCTCACGATCGCGCGCGGCACCTTCTCAAAAAGCCTCGGATTCTCGGAACTGAGCGGAGCTTTCCTGCCGTTGGCGCTTGCGACCCCGGTCCTCCTTGCCGCCACCACGCTTCTCCTCAAAAAACAGGAGCGGTGA
- a CDS encoding HlyD family secretion protein — MPRKLLLVLIVAALLVGVGYSYWPKIKAMVTGGNENAAIASSNGRIEAVEIDIASKTAGRLQEVYVREGDYVAAGEKLAKMDTASLAAQLREAQAQLRSAEIGIETANSQVTQRQAEKEAAEATVAQQEATLEGAEKRLTRSQTLQERGTGSVQQYDDDKAAYEGAKAALAAAKAKVAAADAALGYARSGVVKAEAQVDAMRATVERIKTDLDDSTLTSPRMGRVQYRIAEPGEVVNAGSAILNLVDLSDVYMTFFLPTLQAGRVALGAEARIVLDAAPQYVIPATISYVADVAQFTPKTVETVEERQKLMFRIKAQIPAELLKEHIRYVKTGLPGMAYVKTDGSADWPDDLKVNVPKKGAPEPEPGGALTGAE, encoded by the coding sequence ATGCCAAGAAAGCTCCTGCTCGTCCTCATCGTCGCGGCACTCCTCGTCGGCGTCGGCTATTCCTATTGGCCTAAGATCAAGGCCATGGTGACGGGCGGGAACGAGAACGCCGCAATCGCCTCGAGCAACGGTCGGATCGAAGCGGTCGAGATCGACATCGCCAGCAAGACGGCCGGCCGCCTGCAGGAGGTTTATGTCCGGGAAGGCGACTACGTCGCCGCCGGCGAAAAACTCGCCAAGATGGACACCGCCTCGCTCGCGGCGCAGCTGCGCGAGGCCCAGGCACAATTGCGCTCTGCCGAGATCGGTATCGAGACGGCAAACAGCCAGGTCACGCAGCGCCAGGCGGAAAAGGAGGCGGCCGAAGCCACCGTGGCGCAACAGGAGGCCACGCTGGAAGGCGCTGAAAAACGCCTCACCCGCAGCCAGACCTTGCAGGAACGAGGCACCGGTTCCGTTCAGCAATACGACGACGACAAGGCCGCTTACGAAGGTGCGAAGGCAGCCCTTGCCGCGGCAAAGGCCAAGGTGGCGGCCGCTGATGCGGCTCTCGGCTATGCACGCTCGGGCGTCGTCAAAGCGGAAGCGCAGGTGGACGCGATGCGCGCCACGGTCGAGCGGATCAAGACCGATCTCGACGACAGCACGCTCACCTCGCCACGGATGGGCCGCGTGCAGTATCGCATCGCCGAGCCCGGTGAAGTCGTCAATGCCGGCAGCGCGATTTTGAACCTCGTCGACCTCTCGGACGTCTATATGACGTTCTTCCTGCCGACACTTCAGGCGGGTCGTGTGGCACTGGGTGCCGAAGCCCGCATCGTGCTTGACGCCGCCCCGCAATATGTGATCCCGGCGACCATTTCCTACGTGGCCGATGTCGCCCAGTTCACGCCGAAGACCGTGGAGACGGTCGAAGAGCGGCAGAAGCTGATGTTCCGTATCAAAGCGCAAATCCCTGCCGAGCTTCTCAAGGAGCATATCCGCTACGTGAAAACGGGTCTGCCGGGGATGGCCTATGTGAAAACGGACGGCAGTGCCGACTGGCCGGATGACCTCAAGGTCAATGTGCCGAAAAAGGGCGCGCCCGAGCCTGAGCCCGGGGGAGCGCTGACGGGCGCAGAATGA
- a CDS encoding CheR family methyltransferase, with protein MITPADYEFFQRYLKAQSGLVLQEGKTYLLESRLLPVATHFGLPSIAALAAKLRQGSMEIGKAVVDAMTTNESFFFRDKTPFDLFSDVMLPTLLRNRPVTQPLRIWCAAASSGQEPYSLAMILREKVGIVAGRKIEIVATDISDDMLKRASAGIYTQFEVQRGLPVQLLLKYFRKNGENWQISEDIRRMVTFRNLNLLHSFTTLGMLDIVFCRNVLIYFDAATKGDILDRVSRNLRPDGYLVLGGAETVVGVSSKFTLVPGQRNLYGLAGSQSAVVAA; from the coding sequence ATGATCACACCTGCGGACTACGAGTTCTTCCAGAGATATCTGAAGGCGCAATCGGGCCTGGTGCTGCAGGAGGGTAAGACCTATCTGCTCGAGTCACGCCTTCTTCCGGTGGCCACGCATTTCGGGCTACCGAGCATCGCAGCACTTGCCGCAAAACTGCGGCAGGGTTCCATGGAGATCGGCAAGGCGGTCGTCGACGCGATGACGACCAACGAATCCTTTTTCTTCCGGGACAAAACGCCGTTCGATTTGTTCAGCGACGTGATGCTGCCGACGCTTTTGCGCAATCGTCCGGTCACGCAGCCATTGCGCATTTGGTGCGCGGCGGCCTCGTCCGGTCAGGAGCCCTATTCTCTCGCCATGATCCTTCGCGAGAAAGTGGGAATCGTCGCCGGACGCAAAATCGAAATCGTTGCGACCGACATTTCCGACGACATGTTGAAACGAGCGAGCGCTGGTATCTACACGCAGTTTGAGGTTCAGCGCGGACTCCCGGTCCAGCTCCTCCTCAAATACTTCAGGAAGAATGGGGAAAACTGGCAGATTTCCGAAGACATCCGACGCATGGTGACGTTCCGAAATCTCAACCTGTTGCATTCCTTCACGACCCTCGGAATGCTCGACATCGTCTTCTGCCGCAATGTGCTGATCTACTTCGACGCGGCCACGAAAGGCGACATTCTCGATCGGGTCTCGCGCAATTTGCGGCCGGACGGCTATCTCGTGCTCGGCGGCGCCGAGACGGTGGTTGGCGTGAGCAGCAAGTTCACGCTCGTTCCCGGCCAGCGCAACCTTTACGGCCTCGCGGGCAGCCAATCGGCTGTCGTCGCGGCCTAA
- a CDS encoding protein-glutamate methylesterase/protein-glutamine glutaminase: protein MVVDDSAFIRGILARWISEEPDLTLIASHPNGRRAVDDVIRSQPDVAILDIEMPEMDGLQALPLILEKRPGTAVIMASTLTRRGAEVSIRALTLGAADYVPKPDSTNGLLAAADFRHDLISKVRSLGAGVRRGKSFRTPAPATARQSPGTSAPTTARAAAIPAAAKPKVRLRPASMSAVRALAIGSSTGGPQALTRFFTDAGSALTTIPVFVTQHMPPTFTTILAEHIAKASGRPAAEGIDGEPVRPGHIYVAPGGKHMLVAKSNGTTVIKLSDAPPVNFCKPAVDPMFQSIADIYGSATLALVLTGMGSDGAKGATIIADGGGAVIAQDEASSVVWGMPGATAEVGACSEILPITEIGPRVVRRISGGRS from the coding sequence ATGGTGGTCGATGATTCCGCTTTCATTCGCGGCATCCTCGCCCGCTGGATCTCAGAAGAGCCGGACCTCACTCTCATCGCCTCCCACCCCAACGGGCGGCGCGCGGTGGATGACGTCATCCGTTCGCAGCCCGATGTGGCCATTCTCGACATCGAGATGCCAGAGATGGACGGGCTGCAGGCTCTGCCGCTCATTCTCGAAAAGCGGCCGGGCACAGCCGTCATCATGGCCTCGACGCTCACGCGTCGCGGCGCCGAGGTCAGCATTCGTGCTCTGACCTTGGGGGCTGCCGACTACGTTCCGAAGCCCGATTCCACCAACGGACTGCTTGCGGCGGCGGACTTCCGCCATGACCTCATTTCCAAGGTGCGCAGCCTTGGTGCCGGGGTGCGTCGCGGCAAGAGCTTCCGCACGCCTGCTCCGGCCACGGCCCGGCAGTCTCCGGGCACATCCGCGCCGACTACCGCACGTGCGGCAGCGATTCCCGCCGCAGCCAAGCCCAAGGTGCGTTTGCGCCCCGCTTCAATGAGTGCAGTGCGTGCCCTGGCGATCGGTAGCTCCACGGGCGGTCCGCAGGCGCTGACCCGCTTCTTCACCGATGCCGGCAGTGCACTGACAACCATCCCGGTGTTCGTGACACAGCACATGCCGCCGACCTTCACCACGATCCTCGCCGAGCACATCGCCAAGGCTTCGGGCCGGCCGGCCGCCGAGGGGATCGATGGCGAGCCCGTGCGTCCCGGTCACATCTACGTGGCTCCCGGTGGCAAGCACATGCTGGTGGCAAAATCGAATGGCACGACGGTGATCAAGCTCTCGGATGCACCGCCCGTCAACTTCTGCAAGCCGGCAGTGGATCCGATGTTTCAATCGATCGCTGACATCTATGGCAGCGCCACCCTTGCTCTCGTTCTCACCGGCATGGGATCCGACGGAGCCAAGGGGGCGACCATCATCGCCGACGGCGGCGGTGCCGTCATCGCGCAGGACGAAGCTTCGAGCGTGGTCTGGGGCATGCCAGGCGCGACCGCAGAGGTCGGAGCCTGCTCCGAAATTCTACCGATAACGGAAATCGGGCCCCGCGTGGTTCGACGAATCTCAGGGGGACGCTCATGA
- a CDS encoding response regulator, with translation MKTCLVVDDSSVVRKVARRMLEEMSFQVREADNGETAMERCQEAMPDAILLDWNMPVTDGPHFLRALRKRPDGEAPRVIFCTTENDLDHIARAIEDGADEYIMKPYDAEILREKLESVGILARAT, from the coding sequence ATGAAAACCTGTCTTGTGGTGGATGATTCCTCCGTTGTTCGAAAGGTGGCCCGGCGCATGCTGGAGGAGATGAGCTTCCAAGTGCGCGAGGCCGACAATGGCGAGACCGCGATGGAGCGGTGCCAGGAAGCGATGCCAGACGCAATCCTTCTGGATTGGAACATGCCGGTCACCGACGGTCCGCACTTCCTCCGGGCTCTGCGCAAGCGGCCGGACGGAGAAGCACCGCGCGTGATCTTCTGCACGACAGAGAATGATCTCGATCACATCGCGCGCGCCATCGAGGATGGTGCCGACGAGTACATCATGAAGCCCTACGACGCCGAAATCCTGCGCGAAAAGCTGGAGTCCGTCGGCATTCTGGCGAGGGCGACATGA
- a CDS encoding chemotaxis protein CheW, producing the protein MSQHNVHDVRTSAANQYVTVRIGGQRFGLPIAAVHEVFVPEQVTRVPLAPKEVEGVLNLRGRIVTTIDLRQLLGFPPSDAKEKMAVGIEYKSESFGLIIDEVGEVMHLEETLEPCPPNLDPRWAEIVKGVYHVSGELMLILDVEAALARVTVALAA; encoded by the coding sequence ATGAGCCAGCATAACGTTCACGACGTGCGGACGTCGGCCGCAAATCAGTACGTCACCGTCCGCATCGGTGGCCAGCGCTTCGGCCTGCCGATCGCAGCGGTCCACGAGGTGTTCGTCCCCGAACAGGTGACACGTGTTCCCCTCGCGCCCAAGGAAGTGGAAGGCGTCCTCAATCTGCGTGGACGCATCGTCACCACCATCGACCTTCGTCAGCTGCTCGGCTTCCCGCCAAGCGATGCGAAGGAAAAGATGGCCGTCGGCATCGAGTACAAGAGCGAATCCTTCGGCCTCATCATCGATGAGGTCGGCGAGGTCATGCACCTGGAGGAGACACTCGAGCCCTGCCCTCCGAACCTCGATCCGCGCTGGGCCGAGATCGTCAAGGGTGTCTATCACGTCTCGGGCGAACTCATGCTGATCCTGGACGTCGAAGCAGCCCTTGCCCGCGTAACTGTCGCTCTTGCTGCCTGA
- a CDS encoding hybrid sensor histidine kinase/response regulator has translation MDELLREFLTETNESLDVADVELVKFEQEPNNAAILNNIFRLVHTIKGTCGFIGLPRLAKLAHAAETLMDKFREGVPVTPAAVSLVLKTIDRIKEILAKLEENGGQEPEGSDADLIELLEKMAAGEAVSEEVVEEAEVTVGTIVDQVLERPLMPGEIPLDELERIFRETEVENPAAKGKTKAKKAPAKAKEKASSSEEKPSPAPAPVKKEEPAAKAPVAKAAEAAVKKPAEEQPSANNNNSSSVSSQSIRVNLDALEHLMTMVSELVLTRNQLMEIARRQEDSDFKVSLQRLSTVTAELQEGVMRTRMQPIGHAWQKLPRIVRDLAQDLGKQIELEMVGAETELDRQVLDLIKDPLTHMVRNSADHGLETTEERRLVGKPEKGLVRLSAFHEGGHIIIEISDDGRGLNTDRIREKALENRLATEAELAKMSDAQIHRFIFHAGFSTAEKVTSVSGRGVGMDVVRSNIEIIGGNVDVRSTQGKGSTFVIKIPLTLAIVPALIVEVAGERFAVPQLAVVELVRIQPDSEHKIERLKDAPVLRLRDKLLPIVHLGALLGSVKDEVADQESGFIAVMQVGNQIFGVIVDAVFHTEEIVVKPMSSMLRHIGMFSGSTILGDGRVIMIVDPNGVAQQAASSIDQTIAAATADAEEQEESNDAVSMLVFRAGGREPKAVPLSLVTRLEEFETEKVEWAGGQPILNYRGALIPLVYVNHEVEQRTTGTQPMLVFSDNGNTMGLVVDEIVDIVQEPLNIELPSETPGLLGSAVLGGKATDIVDISHFLEIAFRDAPEQAERKGKKLLFVGGNVFYRNMVEPILRSAGYRVSLASNAEDALAQITEGHRFDLVVTDLDTPAMDPAAFAAAVRSQTDMQHVPLMALGSAKSRVRPGEENLIGFDRIATKVDRSELIAAIKQCAPIYGEAA, from the coding sequence ATGGATGAACTGCTTCGCGAGTTCCTGACTGAGACGAACGAGAGCCTGGACGTCGCCGACGTCGAGCTCGTGAAGTTCGAGCAGGAACCAAACAACGCCGCCATTCTCAACAACATCTTCCGTCTCGTGCACACGATCAAGGGCACCTGCGGCTTTATCGGCCTGCCTCGCCTGGCGAAGCTTGCTCATGCGGCTGAGACGTTGATGGACAAGTTCCGCGAGGGCGTGCCCGTCACGCCGGCAGCGGTGAGCCTGGTGCTCAAGACCATCGACAGGATCAAGGAGATCCTGGCGAAGCTCGAAGAGAATGGTGGGCAGGAGCCCGAAGGAAGCGACGCAGACCTCATCGAGCTTCTGGAAAAGATGGCGGCAGGCGAAGCAGTTTCAGAGGAGGTCGTCGAAGAGGCCGAGGTGACCGTCGGCACCATCGTCGACCAGGTCCTGGAACGTCCGCTGATGCCGGGCGAGATCCCACTCGACGAATTGGAGCGGATCTTCCGCGAGACGGAAGTGGAAAACCCCGCAGCCAAGGGGAAGACAAAGGCGAAAAAGGCCCCGGCCAAAGCCAAAGAAAAGGCATCTTCGAGCGAGGAGAAGCCTTCTCCCGCGCCCGCGCCGGTGAAGAAGGAAGAGCCTGCGGCAAAGGCACCGGTCGCCAAGGCGGCCGAGGCTGCGGTGAAAAAACCTGCCGAAGAGCAGCCGAGCGCCAACAACAATAACAGCTCGAGCGTCTCTTCCCAGTCGATCCGGGTCAATCTCGATGCTCTTGAGCATCTGATGACGATGGTCTCGGAGCTGGTTCTGACCCGCAACCAGCTCATGGAGATCGCGCGTCGCCAGGAAGATTCCGACTTCAAGGTGTCGCTGCAGCGCCTGTCGACGGTGACAGCAGAGCTTCAGGAAGGCGTCATGCGCACGCGCATGCAGCCGATCGGCCATGCGTGGCAGAAGCTGCCCCGCATCGTGCGCGACCTCGCGCAGGATCTGGGCAAGCAGATCGAGCTGGAGATGGTTGGCGCGGAGACCGAGCTTGACCGCCAGGTCCTCGACCTGATCAAGGATCCGCTCACACATATGGTGCGCAACTCGGCCGATCACGGTCTGGAGACGACGGAAGAGCGACGCCTCGTTGGCAAGCCCGAGAAGGGCCTGGTGCGGCTTTCCGCCTTCCATGAGGGCGGCCACATCATCATCGAGATCTCGGATGATGGTCGCGGCCTCAACACGGACCGCATCCGCGAAAAAGCGCTGGAAAACCGGCTGGCGACGGAAGCCGAACTGGCCAAGATGTCGGATGCCCAGATCCATCGCTTCATCTTCCACGCCGGCTTCTCGACGGCAGAGAAGGTGACGAGCGTGTCGGGCCGTGGCGTCGGCATGGATGTCGTGCGCTCCAACATCGAAATCATCGGTGGCAATGTCGACGTGCGCTCCACCCAGGGCAAGGGTTCGACCTTCGTCATCAAGATCCCGCTCACCCTGGCGATCGTGCCGGCCCTGATCGTGGAAGTTGCCGGTGAGCGCTTTGCGGTGCCGCAGCTGGCCGTGGTCGAGCTCGTCCGCATCCAGCCGGATTCAGAGCACAAGATCGAACGTCTGAAGGACGCTCCTGTCCTTCGCCTGCGTGACAAGCTCCTGCCGATCGTCCATCTCGGTGCGCTTCTTGGAAGCGTCAAGGACGAGGTCGCAGACCAGGAGAGCGGCTTCATTGCCGTCATGCAGGTCGGCAATCAGATCTTCGGCGTCATCGTCGACGCGGTCTTCCACACGGAGGAAATCGTGGTGAAGCCGATGTCGTCCATGCTGCGCCACATCGGCATGTTCTCCGGCTCGACAATCCTTGGCGATGGACGCGTGATCATGATCGTCGATCCGAACGGTGTCGCCCAGCAGGCGGCGAGCAGCATCGATCAGACGATCGCCGCCGCCACCGCCGACGCCGAAGAGCAGGAGGAATCGAACGACGCCGTTTCCATGCTCGTCTTCCGAGCGGGTGGCCGCGAGCCGAAAGCGGTGCCGCTTTCACTCGTCACGCGCCTTGAGGAATTCGAGACGGAAAAGGTCGAATGGGCCGGCGGTCAGCCGATCCTCAACTACCGCGGTGCGCTCATCCCGCTCGTCTACGTCAACCACGAGGTGGAACAGCGCACGACGGGAACCCAGCCGATGCTCGTCTTCTCCGACAACGGCAATACGATGGGCCTCGTGGTCGACGAAATCGTCGACATCGTCCAGGAGCCGCTCAACATCGAGCTTCCCTCCGAAACGCCGGGGCTTCTCGGCAGCGCTGTGCTCGGCGGCAAGGCGACGGATATCGTCGACATTTCGCACTTCCTCGAGATCGCCTTCCGGGACGCTCCCGAACAGGCCGAACGCAAAGGCAAGAAGCTTCTCTTCGTCGGCGGCAACGTCTTCTACCGCAACATGGTCGAGCCGATCCTGCGCAGTGCCGGATATCGGGTGTCTCTAGCCTCGAACGCGGAAGATGCACTTGCTCAGATTACGGAAGGGCACCGCTTCGACCTCGTGGTCACCGACCTCGACACTCCGGCGATGGACCCGGCCGCCTTCGCGGCCGCCGTTCGCAGCCAGACGGACATGCAGCATGTCCCCTTGATGGCGCTCGGCAGCGCGAAGTCTCGGGTCCGCCCGGGTGAGGAAAACCTCATTGGCTTCGATCGCATCGCCACCAAGGTCGATCGCAGCGAACTCATCGCGGCGATCAAGCAATGCGCCCCGATCTATGGAGAAGCAGCATGA